A window of the Cicer arietinum cultivar CDC Frontier isolate Library 1 chromosome 6, Cicar.CDCFrontier_v2.0, whole genome shotgun sequence genome harbors these coding sequences:
- the LOC101496688 gene encoding katanin p60 ATPase-containing subunit A1 encodes MVGSGGGSSLTGLQEHVKLARDYATEGLYDTSIIFFDGAIAQINKHLNTVEDPLIRAKWMNVKKALLEETEVVKQLDTERRAFKDNPIGRRPPSPPISTKSSFVFQPLDEYPTSSSGSFDDPDVWRPPSRDTAGRRPARGGQVGSRKSQLDGKWARGATTRTSTPTTGRGAKAGGASSKVNTGNRASTTGKKGGVSGKSSKTDAVNGDAEDGKSSKGQYDGPDPELAEMLERDVLETSPGVRWDDVAGLTEAKRLLEEAVVLPLWMPEYFQGIRRPWKGVLMFGPPGTGKTLLAKAVATECGTTFFNVSSATLASKWRGESERMVRCLFDLARAYAPSTIFIDEIDSLCNARGASGEHESSRRVKSELLVQVDGVSNSATNEDGSRKIVMVLAATNFPWDIDEALRRRLEKRIYIPLPSFESRKELIRINLKTVEVAPDVNIDEVARRTEGYSGDDLTNVCRDASLNGMRRKIAGKTRDEIKNMSKDEISKDPVAMCDFEEALVKVQRSVSPADIERHEKWFNEFGSA; translated from the exons aTGGTTGGTAGTGGTGGTGGTAGTTCATTGACAGGGTTGCAAGAACATGTGAAATTAGCAAGAGATTACGCTACTGAAGGACTCTATGATACTTCTATCATCTTCTTCGATGGTGCTATTGCTCAAATCAACAA GCATCTAAACACGGTTGAAGACCCTTTAATTCGTGCAAAATGGATGAATGTTAAGAAAGCTCTACTTGAGGAAACTGAAGTTGTAAAGCAACTAGATACAGAGAGAAGAGCGTTTAAAGATAACCCTATTGGAAGACGCCCTCCGTCGCCACCAATTTCTACAAAATCATCCTTTGTTTTTCAGCCATTAGATGAGTATCCTACTTCATCGAGTGGTTCTTTTGATGATCCTGATGTATGGAGGCCACCTAGTAGAGATACTGCAGGTAGAAGACCCGCAAGGGGTGGTCAAGTGGGTTCTCGAAAATCTCAACTAGATGGAAAATGGGCTCGGGGTGCTACAACACGGACAAGTACACCTACAACTGGGCGTGGTGCAAAGGCTGGTGGTGCTTCAAGCAAAGTTAACACAGGGAACCGAGCATCTACTACCGGAAAGAAAGGCGGTGTTTCAGGAAAGTCTAGCAAGACAGATGCAGTT AATGGCGATGCTGAAGATGGGAAGTCAAGTAAGGGACAATATGACGGCCCTGACCCTGAGTTGGCTGAAATGCTTGAAAGGGATGTGTTAGAAACCTCTCCTGGAGTGAGATGGGATGATGTTGCAGGTCTTACTGAAGCAAAAAGGCTTTTAGAAGAAGCTGTTGTGCTTCCCTTATGGATGCCTGAATATTTCCAG GGAATTAGGAGACCTTGGAAAGGTGTCCTTATGTTTGGTCCTCCAGGAACTGGAAAGACACTTCTTGCTAAGGCAGTTGCCACTGAATGTGGGACCACTTTCTTTAACGTTTCTTCTGCTACTTTAGCTTCTAAATGGCGTGGAGAAAGTGAGCGAATGGTGCGGTGTTTGTTTGATCTTGCAAGAGCTTATGCACCAAGTACAATTTTCATTGATGAAATTGATTCTCTATGCAATGCTAGGGG GGCTTCTGGAGAACATGAATCATCCAGAAGGGTGAAGTCTGAGCTTCTAGTTCAGGTTGATGGTGTGAGCAATAGCGCAACAAACGAAGATGGTAGTCGAAAAATAGTAATGGTCTTAGCAGCTACTAACTTCCCATGGGACATAGATGAGGCGTTAAG GAGAAGGCTGGAAAAGAGAATATATATTCCTCTTCCAAGTTTTGAGAGTCGTAAAGAGCTGATTCGGATAAATTTGAAAACTGTGGAG GTGGCTCCTGATGTCAACATAGACGAAGTGGCTCGTCGAACTGAAGGCTACAGTGGAGATGATTTAACAAATGTTTGCCGTGATGCTTCATTGAATGGAATGAGGCGGAAGATAGCAGGAAAGACTCGTGacgaaattaaaaatatgtcaaaggATGAAATTTCAAAGGACCCTGTTGCGATGTGCGATTTTGAAGAAGCTTTGGTGAAGGTCCAACGAAGTGTTTCTCCGGCCGATATTGAACGCCATGAGAAGTGGTTTAATGAATTTGGATCAGCATAA